Genomic DNA from Carassius gibelio isolate Cgi1373 ecotype wild population from Czech Republic chromosome B14, carGib1.2-hapl.c, whole genome shotgun sequence:
atcactcagtgctcttgactgaattacttcgtagttttaacaagaatgagtgcacagtcaaaccaaattttttttttttttttttacattttaatagtaggtgcaggacactataattaatgtaagtgagtatagcaaaataaagcgaGCTGTGACATACCCCAAAAATCTTCATACAGAGGAGTACTAGTGAAATTGATAGAAAAAAATGGGTGCAAAAAtttttcagacactttgacccgaccatgttttgcttacgtgttttttttttcctgaattgctaatgcaaccttttcacaccacagactgaacaaaattaaacattgcttggtaattgctcaacaaagtattgatagttgtgtaaatattgtcatactaacaactgtctgaagttttggttgattgtaatcgattacacacctttctatcaaagttatctgacattttcaagatgaatttgttctgacacagtttaactcttgagatcttgtcatattttattaccattttataaactagagcaaataaactgtgataatgtaagaaatgttgaaggtgtctgaatacattttggttcgactgttaattaaatgtatacagtgaagactatgcagtgctattttatatttaattctttgttttctgtacctggacacctacacacCTGAGACAACTTAAAcatgaacatataaattaaacaatttcaaacagggcccactggtacaaccttcaccggggccccgctgaccccagctatggccctggCTACGatactgaaagattttttttaatcaaatctttgcatagaaaTTATATCacgaaacactggcatctaacaatgcctctatttattttttatctgtgcacttattcatttgcactgtaagcaattcattaaagtacatacataaaatacatcaaatacaaTGCTGATAGGATTTTGATTCGATCAGTGCAGAAATtcatttgcactgtaaaaaataaatatattacaaaacaaagcagctcattatcaggacattatccattcattttattgacatttctAGATGTGAACATTTTCTTGTATATCTTTTAGTATatttctacactttttttttagctgccattttctcctctttttgcctttttttatgtcCTCTAACTTTAGTTTTCGCTTGTTCACAAGGTCAGCATTGAGGAGCATCAGCTTCTTCAGGAAGTCTCTGGAGGGCTGGATGCGTCTCGACTGTATGGCGTGATCAATGGCATCCTCCACCATCATGTCATGGCAGATCATCAGATATGCCAGAAACAGAGTCGCAGAGTGGTCGACACCCTGCTTGCAGCAAATCAACACCTTACCTGAGGAAACAAAAAAGAATTATGGTCAAAAAACTCATTAATAGACTATAACACACTTGATAGTAGACAAtatatggagtgtgtgtgtgtgtgtgtgtcagcccttACTCCCTGGTTTATTCACGGCCTTGTCAATGAATTTTGCAGCTGGCATGAAGCACTTGCTGATGTCAGAACAGTGTCTGTCCGTTGTAGGCAAGCTGTAATAATTGATGTGCAAGCCTCTGTAATATCTGGACCCTGTATTGACTGTTCCTTCTAGATCTTCAACATAAGATGTTCCCAAGAAGTAGTTCAAGTCCTTTTTGGGCGCTGCAGCGTTCAGAATGTGAGTGATGCACATCTCCTGCAGCATATCTCGGTCTGTTGCGGCCTCTCTGCACAAGGACACAAAAGCCTTGGTTAGTCTTTTATAGAAAACTATTTACATTGtagaataaatgacagaacaatGAGAGAAATACAATTGTGTTGCAGACTTACTCGTCTCCGATGAAGACCCTGGGCCAGACATTGGTGACATGTCTTTGTTTGAGCAGTGTGCACTGCTTCAAACGATCCTCTAGTTGGAGCATGGTTAAAGGGACGTAGTTTTCCAAACTTGCAAGTTCAGATAACACTGTTGACTCTGGCTCAAGAACGCTTGGACTTGGTGCACCCAAATCCACTGGAGTAGCCAGATCCCATTCAGGTCGTGGCTTGAGAACGCTTGGACCCGGGAGGTACAGTTCCACTGAATCAACCAAATCCTCTTCAGGGTCTGGCTCAGGGACACTTGAACCCGGGGCATATAATTCCATCGAGTCCTTATCCCATTCACGTTCAAGAGGATCATCCAGATCCTCCTCAGAGTCCGGCTCAGGAACGCTAGGACTCGTGGTGTACAGTTCCACCGCATCAACCAGATCCCATTTAGGAGGAGCAACCAAATCCTCAATAGGTTTTGGTTCACGAACATTCAGATCCATCTCAGGCCATGCTGAGTTCGATCTGTCGTTCTGGAGGAAGGTTTTTTTCGTATTCCTCACTGTAGCATATCCTACTCTCTTGGTTACAACGAAGCCATGAACTTTCTTATTCTTCACGGCTTTGGTAGTTtctgacaaaagaagaaaaacatacaatgtgttattagaaacatctctcaccagattaaacatgattaattagTCCAAATTTTAAGAAGACGTTTCTATTTGCATCTTTTCACCTTTTGGGCTGGCACGTGATTCCTCCGGATCAACCAGATCCAGTTTAGGTTCAGAAGGAACAACAAGATCCACTTCTGGTTCAGGGATACACGATTGCTCTGTATCTAACAGATCCAATTCAGGTTCTGGCTTGGGAGCACTTGGATCTGGAACAAACGATTCCTTTGGATCGAGAAGATCCACTTCAGGTTGCCCAACAGTTTCTGGCATTTTTGTCTGGAAAACTGCCCAAATTTGCTGGAAGATTGCCCCCATTTTCTTAGTTATCTCCCCAACAGTGagtcctgaaaaaaagaagaaaacaaactagATAAGTCTTGTCTgagagttaaataaaaaaaaaaacttttaaaagcttgaaaGTTTGAAAAACATTCCGAACCCCATTAAACATCATAATTAACTTCATAACAATTAAAAACCAATCGGACCTTTACAAACAACTACGAGTCCTCTGCTAGTTGTTGCTAGCATCTATCCAACTATTTTTAGCAGATAGATCGAGAGAGTGGATCAACTCTAAACAGGGCATTACTTTGAAAAGTTTTCAGCTCTAAATGGAAATCTAACAGCGTTTGGAAGTCGGCTACAGGAATTCCATGAATcagataatttagaaaaaatatagcaACCAAAATTCAAATCAGCATAAAGGTCACTGACAAATTTGGCGGTTGTAGCTCGAGAGCTCAACAAGGTGTAGGAAAACAGTATTAGGTCTTTGTCACAGCcaacatataataatttactattagaaacatctctaacaacacaaataaacatgaataagacATATGCATGTCTTCACCTGTTGGACTGTTCTCAGCATCCAGGACACCCTGATCATTGGCCTCTTCCACTGAAGGTCCTGCTGGgtcgctcagatcttcagagaccAGCGTAGgactcttcagctctgagatgctGTTGTTCCTGTTCATCTCCAGCTGCAAATCTTTCACTTCACAGACCGAGATGTTGTCACAAGCATTAACCTCCAGCTGCACACGCATCTCTCCTGGACTGCAGTATCTGCCTGAGACATGATCCACCGTCACAACCTCCAGCTGCACATCTAGCTCTCGAGATGCACTGATAAGGTCGTAGATGTCATCGGTGATCTCAAACTCCAGCTGAACATCTTTATCATCTGATGCCCAGTAGCTGTCACCGAAGTAGAAGGCGTCGTTGACGTACACCTCCAGGAGCACCTCTCTCATGTCTTTGGACATTGTGTCTGTGGTTCTCATACTGACAGATAAGTAATCCGTATCTGGTAATGTCAGTTTGAACTTTAACGTTATCTGATACACACTGTCTGTACAGATAAAATATATCTCCAGCAACACGGCAtgtaaaaaatcacatttaacattACTATGTTTGAGTGCAGTTTTACCATCAAAAAAATTATTCGTTTAAGTTAAACAGTTCATTTTCATGCTTCATGATCGCATGGTTTGAATCTGAATCAGTCGGAGGAATCCTTCACTGAATGAACTTGTAAGGCTACTGTAAGTACAAGTATGTTTAGATATTAAGCCATTTTTTGTGTACTGAAGACTCGCGATACTCCACTTATGGTCATTTCTGACTAACTTTACCTTAATTGGGACTGATTTGTtcgataacaaatacattttgaaacaaagtaatttttaatgattgtaatcatttttgtttgaagtaatttaatttataaaatttgtAATAAACGTAAATGCATAATGAAGGGTCATTCTCACAGAACGCGTTTTTGATATCGATCTTGAACGCATTAGCGCGCTCACGCACAAacgctctctcttacacacacacgcgcgcgcacacacacacacacacacacacaccagagtaggctattttcatttcaagtgatCCCTAAATCTTCTGTTCAAGACAGTATTGTGTGACTGTTTATAGTGGATCCTTTTCATATTTAACGTTATGTTATGAACTTGCAGCGGTCAAACGCATCTGTCAAGCGCAATGCAACAAAAACTCAGGCCAAACATGCATTGAAAAatcttgcaaatgttttattcaaacatgttttattactAAAATGTTCTTATTCTATTTGTATCTTTTTCTGGGGGAAAACTGGTATgtcagactaactgagacttgtctacTGTTGCCCTCCTATtggtttaaattgattttatttgctcttctcatctgtaagtggctttggataaaagcgtctgctaaatgattaaatgttcatgttaaattaatatctattaaatgcaataagccaATCATCTAATGccatgaatatgtaaatgtgttattatttgttttcgagcttattttgtattaaatagctTTGTCTAGAGAGTATTCTTCCTTTTTATTGCGTGTCATTAACAATGTCTACAAATTTTCCTAGTGGTGAACAACTGATATTTCGAAGGCTACATAAGCCTAAATTACGAAACTTCTACTGAAACCACTGACTCTGgctgtttgattcaataataACCAACTGCGGTTTAACTATGGCGGAGCACACTGTAGAACaaggaaaagaagaagagaaagaagtaAAAAGAAGTTATATATTTGATAGATGCAACATACTTAACATTATAACGTTACGCTTATACAAGACAGCTCTGTActgatatatacatatttttttaaaggaataattttgTAAGTTAGGCTAATATTTAGCAATATCACAGTATCACTTTGTTGGGTTACATATTCATGGTTTGTGATTTAATTTGTTGTTGGCGTTgtattttacagcatttgttaAATTTTCTGACCATGAGAATtgcattaattgtattttatttcacctATAGAAGCACATATCGATTCAGAGAGGGTCAGCGCCTTGTTTCTACCATGAGGAAGCAGGTGGAACTGATGTTGTGATGGAGGACAGTACCCCGGCTGCTTCAATGGTTACAACAGGTGGTGAGTGTTTTCATTCATGGGTTAAATGGTGGTAACATACTTTAGAAACTGTGTGGTGTATTTTATTCTGTGTATAATTTATGTCTTCACTGCAGCAGGAATGGTTTGTGACATTAAACAGTTGTCTGCCAGTAGAAGTTGTTGGGATTTCCAGCCAAGTGATTGGCAGTCATCATTGgtaaaattgtttgtttttatcacacttttattaacacattttatgTTTACTGAATGTAATTCTGGTCTCTTTATCTTAATCTGTGGTAAAAGCTTAACCAGATTTTGAGTAAAAATGACAGAGATGAGACAATTGCTCAAGTTGGAAGCATTAAACTGCAGCAGAAAGATTTCTTGACCTTGGGCCTCAATGCAGCGCTTGAGGCAACAGTAAGTGgacaaataatgatttttaaaatagaaaaatttaccATACagctaatatattttttgttagtaattaactaatgttattatataactaatatataatatatttaaaaacagattGCAAACAGCTGTCTTGATGTGATCGTCATGGTGGCTAAGGAAAAGGTATTTTTGCCTACAACTGTATAACTCATGATCACCTGGAGACGTAATTGTGTTTTGTAATGGATGTGCAAATGAATGTTATGCTTAGGCAACAGATGTGTTTGCAGCAAATTCCTTGTAGTTACCTGGCTACCACCACTTGAATTGGACCCATTTTTATCATTTCCAGTAAGTCCATCAATTTGTATTTTATCTAAAACTGGAACAGTTATAAATTCAGTTACAACAAATGAATGGATCTTATGTTCACCCAAGGATAACATAGGATCCAAGGATTACATTCTGCTCCCTGCTTGGATGCCAGGACACTGAATGCTATGTGTATGTTGTtcccttcatttttgggtgaactaactctttaagatTATATGGTGATATTAGGATTCAATATACTAACAACTGTATTTCACAGGTTCTTAAGCCTAAAAACAAGGCTATGTATTTTTTTGATTCAACTCACCCCTACGGGATTGGTGATGTAAAATATGTGACTGTCTTCAGGTTgcattacatatataaatattatgttcaGAGTTCGCAGTTCAAGGTTTGCTGTTCAAAGTTCGTTGTTCGAAAGTTTGCTCTTCATTGATGTTCACTGCTGATTATTCTGTGCATGATGTTCATTTGCATGATGATCTGCATGCTGCATGTTTTTatattctaaattttaaatgttgtttttgcaaTTCAGTcatgggtaatttttttttttttttttgcttttgagtAAATATACTTTGCTTTTTTTGTCCAATTTTTCtggttataatatattaaaatatttctgtttgattTTGTTGCAGTAAATTGACAAACAGAATCGCTCCAGGACCATGGAAGCTGATCAAGAACAAGGTTAGTTTTATTAGGCTTTCAAAAAACATAAGCTACTTATATAGattgtgtttttatatgtttgtCACATCCTTTACAGGGATAACTTAATGataattgcattgttttagaaTGTTCCACAACAGCTGACTGGCTCTGTGGACTGTGGGATCTTCATGCTGATGGTGAGGGAAAAaagggaaagtaaaaaaaaaaaagttagataaaTCATAAGAATGAAACCGTTATATGGTTGCCTGAACTTGACTGAATTCCTTTTTGGGGGGGAATTTCAGTATGCTCTGCACATGGTCTTTGAGGCACCCTTTGATTTTACAGCTATAAgtctttgttaaaaatatatattttaactagaTTATATAATCCATTAAGTTGACCTGTTAACACTTTCTCCCCTTATGCAAGTCGGATTTTCCTCTTATTCGAAAATGGTGGTGCCTTATTCTCATGGAGAATTTTGCCATTGAAAGGTAACTCTCCTGCTTTCTCAAGTTTTTCTCTGTCtataaatttacttaaaaatgtatttgttacagGAAACATGCTGCCGTTGATGTGCAGGAGCCACCTAAAGCACAAGAAGACACCGAAACCGGCGACATGGTATGTTTTTATTGTCTCAAACGGGCACATGAAAGAGCATAATTTCAAAACATTACTTTACATGCATCCTGATTAAACCACAATGTATTGTTGAGGACACTTCCAATCTCCCCAGGGACAACAGATGGAAATGAGCTAGCAGCCAAATGTGGTGCATCTCTTCTCTTGTGAGAataattcttttaaatgaattaattatttcattatttttttgaaCTCTTCTCTCATGAAGGAACCACAGATGGTCAAAGACCTCAGGACCGCAGTTGGATGGCTGCGGGACAACTGCCACTCCTTCAGAGGTTCTGTGCAAGAGCCGTCATATCTGGACCTAAAGAAGGAAGACCAGGAAGAGGCCCTTCTTAAACTTGATCGGGCGGAAAGAAAAGATGATCTGGAACTGGCCAAAAAGCCTTTCATGTTTCAGTTCCAGTTTCAACAGGACATGGAAGTTTTTCTTTTCGAATGTCACGACGAAAGGCACCTCAGAATAAACTCCATGTTTATGgagttttaatttgttatttatttttctcttgagaATTATTGATGTAAAATTTGTGCCTGTATAACTTTtataagatttattttctttggtttaatttgttttatataatttatttatctagtttgattttgtaattttatttaattagaaaacagctagtgtgtgattttatttaaaactcattttatttaaattaatgttttttttgttttcagtccATTATATTATTGTGTATGGTGGTCTATGTTGTTTgagtatttaaagttattttcaactgaataaaatgttcaaactCTCAAGCTCTGTTTTcattggattatttatttttaattttatgctttgTCTAATGTATAATATTGTTAATCagtcttaaatatacattttcaaataaatcgtTTAAAACAAAgtcttaataataacaacattgttttaaactttaaaagttccAAAACACGGAAGTAGCGTAATTCCTTGCCCCGCCCACTTCCAGTCGGGCTGGCGCTGTCGTCCTCAGACTGTTGTGACGTAATGGTTCTGCGGTTCTGCAGTCAGACCTATCTCGTTTGATTGGGTTTGATACACGATTCTAATCACTGATTCAAAACAAGTGATTCGTAAAGGTTCACGAAGCAGTGCGTTTCTAAAGCGCCAGTCACTGTACCGTTCAGACAGAAAAACTTGCTTAGAAAAACGCGAGCTTTGGAGCGAGAAAACACGCAAGGTTTAagcttttttaaaagtttacctCCATTTAATTggaggaatgacctccccaactcaatccgagcagctgagtccttagccatcctcaagaatcggcttaaaacacatctcttccatctttatttgaccctctaactttaacactcagtattctaattctattcctaaaaaatgcaaacacatctaccattttctgcactttattttctgttatttacttAAAGCAGTAGAACAGTTGAGAAACAAATGGGATGTGTAgcctattatattggatgcattcattgtctcttaaagtgaccgcgcttaatttagctactagctgcggtaatgttaatccaagaaaatgaaagacggaaaatcactcactgctcttgactgaattacttcctagttttaacaagaatgagtgcacagtcaaaccaaacttttttttttttttttacattttaatagtaggtgcaggacactataattaatgtaagtgagtatagcaaaataaagcgaGCTGTGACATACCCCAAAAATCTTCATACAGAGGAGTACTAGTGAAATTGATAGATAAAAATGGGAGCAAAAAtttttcagacactttgacccgaccatgttttgcttacgtgtttttttttcctgaattgctaatgcaaccttttcacaccacagactgaacaaaattaaacattgcttggtaattgttcaacaaagtattgatagttgtgtaaatattgtcatactaacaactgtctgaagttttggttgattgtaatcgattacacacctttctatcaaagttatctgacattttcaagatgaatttgttctgacacagtttaactcttgagatcttgtcatattttattaccattttataaactagagcaaataaactgtgataatgtaagaaatgttgaaggtgtctgaatacattttggtttgactgttaattaaacgtatacagtgaagactatgcagtgctattttatatttaattctttgttttctgtacctggacacctacacacCTGAGACAACTTAAAcatgaacatataaattaaacaatttcaaacagggcccactggtacaaccttcaccggggccccgctgaccccagctatggccctggCTATGAtagtgaaagattttttttaatcaaatctttgcatagaaaTTATATCacgaaacactggcatctaacaatgcctctatttattttttatctgtgcacttattcatttgcactgtaagcaattcattaaagtacatacataaaatacataaaatacaatgctgATAGGATTTTGATTCGATCAGTGCAGAAATtcatttgcactgtaaaaaataaatatattacaaaacaaagcagctcattatcaggacattatccattcattttattgacatttctAGATGTGAACATTTTCTTGTATATCTTTTAGTATatttctacactttttttttagctgCCATTTCTcctctttttgcctttttttatgtcCTCTAACTTTAGTTTTCGCTTGTTCACAAGGTCAGCATTGAGGAGCATCAGCTTCTTCAGGAAGTCTCTGGAGGGCTGGATGCGTCTCGACTGTATGGCGTGATCAATGGCATCCTCCACCATCATGTCATGGCAGATCATCAGATATGCCAGAAACAGAGTCGCAGAGTGGTCGACACCCTGCTTGCAGCAAATCAACACCTTACCTGAGGAAACAAAAAAGAATTATGGTCAAAAAACTCATTAATAGACTATAACACACTTGATAGTAGACaatatatggtgtgtgtgtgtgtgtgtgtgtgtgtcagcccttACTCCCTGGTTTATTCACGGCCTTGTCAATGAATTTTGCAGCTGGCATGAAGCACTTGCTGATGTCAGAACAGTGTCTGTCCGTTGTAGGCAAGCTGTAATAATTGATGTGCAAGCCTCTGTAATATCTGGACCCTGTATTGACTGTTCCTTCTAGATCTTCAACATAAGATGTTCCCAAGAAGTAGTTCAAGTCCTTTTTGGGCGCTGCAGCGTTCAGAATGTGAGTGATGCACATCTCCTGCAGCATATCTCGGTCTGTTGCGGCCTCTCTGCACAAGGACACAAAAGCCTTGATTAGTCTTTTATAGAAAACTATTTACATTGtagaataaatgacagaacaatGAAAGAAATACAATTGTGTTGCAGACTTACTCGTCTCCGATGAAGACCCTGGGCCAGACATTGGTGACATGTCTTTGTTTGAGCAGTGTACACTGCTTCAAACGATCCTCTAGTTGGAGCATGGTTAAAGGGACGTAGTTTTCCAAACTTGCAAGTTCAGATAACACCGTTGACTCTGGCTCAAGAACGCTTGGACTTGGTGCACCCAAATCCACTGGAGTAGCCAGATCCCATTCAGGTCGTGGCTTGAGAACGCTTGGACCCGGGAGGTACAGTTCCACTGAATCAACCAAATCCTCTTCAGGGTCTGGCTCAGGGACACTTGAACCCGGGGCATATAATTCCATCGAGTCCTTATCCCATTCACGTTCAAGAGGATCATCCAGATCCTCCTCAGAGTCCGGCTCAGGAACGCTAGGACTCGTGGTGTACAGTTCCACCGCATCAACCAGATCCCATTTAGGAGGAGCAACCAAATCCTCAATAGGTTTTGGTTCACGAACATTCAGATCCATCTCAGGCCATGCTGAGTTCGATCTGTCGTTCTGGAGGAAGGTTTTTTTCGTATTCCTCACTGTAGCATATCCTACTCTCTTGGTTACAACGAAGCCATGAACTTTCTTATTCTTCACGGCTTTGGTAGTTtctgacaaaagaagaaaaacatacaatgtgttattagaaacatctctcaccagattaaacatgattaattagTCCGAATTTTAAGAAGACGTTTCTATTTGCATCTTTTCACCTTTTGGGCTGGCAAGTGATTCCTCCGGATCAACCAGATCCAGTTTAGGTTCAGAAGGAACAACAAGATCCACTTCTGGTTCAGGGATACACGATTGCTCTGTATCTAACAGATCCAATTCAGGTTCTGGCTTGGGAGCACTTGGATCTGGAACAAACGATTCCTTTGGATCGAGAAGATCCACTTCAGGTTGCCCGACAGTTTCTGGCATTTTTGTCTGGAAAACTGCCCAAATTTGCTGGAAGATTGCCCCCATTTTCTTGGTTATCTCCCCAACAGTGagtcctgaaaaaaagaagaaaacaaactagATAAGTCTTGTCTgagagttaaattaaaaaaaaa
This window encodes:
- the LOC127971354 gene encoding structural maintenance of chromosomes protein 5-like isoform X5 produces the protein MQRLRQHKLTNRIAPGPWKLIKNKNVPQQLTGSVDCGIFMLMSDFPLIRKWWCLILMENFAIERKHAAVDVQEPPKAQEDTETGDMEPQMVKDLRTAVGWLRDNCHSFRGSVQEPSYLDLKKEDQEEALLKLDRAERKDDLELAKKPFMFQFQFQQDMEVFLFECHDERHLRINSMFMEF
- the LOC127971354 gene encoding structural maintenance of chromosomes protein 5-like isoform X10; the protein is MAEHTVEQGKEEEKEKHISIQRGNFAIERKHAAVDVQEPPKAQEDTETGDMEPQMVKDLRTAVGWLRDNCHSFRGSVQEPSYLDLKKEDQEEALLKLDRAERKDDLELAKKPFMFQFQFQQDMEVFLFECHDERHLRINSMFMEF
- the LOC127971354 gene encoding structural maintenance of chromosomes protein 5-like isoform X1, with translation MFRVRSSSKLTNRIAPGPWKLIKNKNVPQQLTGSVDCGIFMLMSDFPLIRKWWCLILMENFAIERKHAAVDVQEPPKAQEDTETGDMEPQMVKDLRTAVGWLRDNCHSFRGSVQEPSYLDLKKEDQEEALLKLDRAERKDDLELAKKPFMFQFQFQQDMEVFLFECHDERHLRINSMFMEF
- the LOC127971354 gene encoding structural maintenance of chromosomes protein 5-like isoform X8; the encoded protein is MEADQEQECSTTADWLCGLWDLHADDFPLIRKWWCLILMENFAIERKHAAVDVQEPPKAQEDTETGDMEPQMVKDLRTAVGWLRDNCHSFRGSVQEPSYLDLKKEDQEEALLKLDRAERKDDLELAKKPFMFQFQFQQDMEVFLFECHDERHLRINSMFMEF